From Nicotiana tabacum cultivar K326 chromosome 22, ASM71507v2, whole genome shotgun sequence, one genomic window encodes:
- the LOC107766917 gene encoding putative late blight resistance protein homolog R1A-3 isoform X1, producing MEAENSLSLVSARHDQTMHLKGTFSHFIFNACYLNLLVSFAELLEDIVSILDFIRRLKNAKDQTALDMDQIEKLKLQLKSMWKSIQLSYSNLDGLSAEMSNETQHLEDLLKSIFYGNGYDMLVKYNMDQVIPRLLENIRSCISSQHHLKSSVTMTVEQLVEPWDALLAKLHGIVAYPELCSSFLPQYEVLRNLLNNVKDFLGLKLNGCIEHEIVEYVLPQIQLMAERVGYFNLDFLNTLGPSPVMLAHLLVKIIPVALEFMHICSTDLKASKSAEVGRFIKQLLEASPDILREYLIHLQEHMVNVITSSTSARNLHVMIEFLLIILTDMPKGIIHHDKLFDLIARVGALTREVATLVLHLEEKSRNEENINESNIITLDLLENIELLKEDLKHVYLKVPSLSQLCFPMSDGPLFMNLLLINLNDLLNSNSYSVALIKEEIALVKEYIELTRSFFVNVEQELCQDNWIHALNVAYEAEHAINSILVRDHGLLHLIFLLPDTIEKIKIIKEEVFNLSKKIPKNRSLIVVNSPNRPILRNSAIVNQVIVGFEEEKDWIIRKLICGPAEIDVISIIGMAGLGKTTLAYRVYNDESVVSHFDILAWCTIDQEHDGRKLLHKIVNQVTGSNEKFNEDIDVADELRRKLYGRRYLIVLDDVWDIATWDELTRPFPKVKKGSRIILTSRKKEVALHGKHHCEPLYLRLLRLDESWELLEKRIFGEESCPDELLRVGKEIARKCQGLPLVADLIARVIAAKEKKKTLWLEVLNNLNSFILENELEVMKIIQLSYDHLPDHVKSCLLYLGSYPKDEQIEVSSLQDLWTAEGLVEHTEMKSVEEEMNVYLEALISSSLVMVMKSEYRTTCKIHDLVHDFCQVKATKERFFHSIGSSALSCASDLMPRRMTVTFHYSLLEQNHAEKKKVSGKYLLSLKADHTDWPPFGLLVDKTAVLVHLRDLRLLRVLDIAQVFMEDSLLNEIGLLVHLRYLHIGMNVKALPSSLSNLWNLETLVVRNSRSTMALLPIIWNLAKLRHMSIYYCSFFDLDTDEPIFLVEDTNSKLEKLRIIEQLKISYSKDTEDIFKRFPNLQKLDCEIVESWDSSAECNWFPQLDVLNQLEEINARHRRLDSQFPKATKDFCFPSSLKRLTMEEFYLSSGSLSKIATLPNLQNLTLNRTMIQEEEWNVVEEDTFKNLKYLELYMVRLSKWQVGEESFPVLEQLILAECNRLEEIPSSFGDIASLSCIKLVKSPHLEDSALEIKQYVADMMGEDKLQVLSQWYR from the exons ATGGAAGCAGAAAACTCATTATCATTG GTCAGTGCAAGACATGATCAAACCATGCATCTCAAGGGGACCTTCTCTCACTTTATCTTCAATGCATGCTACTTGAACCTTTTG GTGTCATTTGCTGAACTTCTCGAGGACATTGTCAGTATTCTGGATTTCATAAGGAGGTTAAAGAATGCAAAAGATCAAACTGCTCTTGACATGGATCAAATTGAAAAGCTGAAATTGCAGCTGAAATCAATGTGGAAATCTATCCAGCTTTCTTATTCCAATTTGGATGGTTTAAGTGCCGAGATGTCAAATGAAACACAACATCTTGAAGATCTGCTCAAGTCAATTTTCTATGGGAATGGATATGACATGTTGGTTAAATATAACATGGATCAGGTCATTCCTCGCCTCCTGGAAAATATAAGAAGTTGTATCAGCTCACAGCATCATCTTAAATCAAGTGTCACCATGACTGTGGAGCAGTTGGTTGAACCTTGGGATGCCCTCCTCGCGAAATTACATGGGATAGTTGCCTATCCGGAGCTCTGCTCTTCTTTTTTGCCTCAATATGAAGTTCTTCGGAATCTACTAAACAATGTAAAGGATTTCCTTGGGTTGAAATTAAATGGTTGCATTGAGCATGAGATAGTTGAATATGTCTTACCTCAGATTCAGCTTATGGCTGAGAGAGTAGGATACTTCAATTTGGACTTTCTTAATACACTTGGTCCCTCTCCAGTCATGCTAGCTCATCTACTTGTGAAGATTATTCCTGTTGCTTTGGAGTTTATGCACATATGTTCTACAGATTTGAAAGCTTCAAAATCAGCAGAAGTTGGACGCTTCATTAAGCAGCTCCTAGAAGCCTCTCCGGATATTCTTCGAGAGTATCTGATTCATCTACAAGAGCACATGGTAAATGTTATTACCTCTAGCACTTCAGCTCGAAACCTTCATGTCATGATAGAGTTCCTCTTGATTATTCTTACTGATATGCCTAAGGGCATTATTCATCATGACAAATTGTTTGATCTCATTGCACGTGTGGGAGCACTTACTAGGGAGGTAGCAACTCTTGTTCTCCACTTAGAAGAGAAATCAAGAAATGAAGAGAATATCAATGAAAGTAACATTATAACTCTGGATTTGCTAGAAAATATTGAACTCTTAAAGGAAGATCTCAAACATGTTTACTTGAAAGTTCCAAGCTTATCTCAATTGTGCTTCCCCATGAGTGACGGACCACTCTTCATGAATCTTCTGCTCATAAACCTAAATGATTTGCTCAATTCTAATTCTTATTCAGTTGCTTTGATAAAGGAAGAAATTGCACTGGTGAAAGAATACATAGAATTGACAAGATCTTTCTTCGTGAATGTTGAGCAAGAATTGTGTCAAGATAACTGGATACATGCTTTAAATGTAGCATATGAGGCGGAACATGCCATTAATTCAATTCTTGTAAGAGATCATGGTCTCTTGCATCTTATCTTCTTACTTCCTGATACCATAGAGAAGATCAAGATTATCAAAGAAGAGGTATTTAATTTGTCGAAGAAGATTCCCAAGAACAGGAGCCTCATTGTTGTAAACTCCCCCAACAGGCCAATATTAAGAAACTCGGCAATAGTCAATCAAGTAATTGTAGGTTTTGAGGAGGAGAAAGACTGGATAATTAGGAAGCTTATCTGCGGACCAGCAGAGATAGATGTCATTTCAATCATTGGAATGGCAGGGCTGGGAAAAACTACTTTGGCTTATAGAGTATATAATGATGAGTCTGTTGTTAGTCATTTCGACATTCTTGCATGGTGCACCATTGATCAAGAACATGATGGGAGGAAGTTATTACATAAAATTGTTAATCAAGTTACTGGTTCGAATGAGAAGTTCAATGAGGATATTGATGTTGCTGATGAGCTGCGAAGAAAACTTTATGGGAGGAGGTACCTTATTGTTTTGGATGACGTATGGGATATTGCAACATGGGATGAGTTAACACGACCTTTTCCTAAAGTTAAAAAAGGAAGTAGAATTATTTTAACCAGTCGAAAAAAGGAAGTGGCTTTGCACGGAAAACACCATTGTGAGCCTCTTTATCTTCGTTTGCTCAGACTAGATGAAAGTTGGGAGTTATTAGAGAAGAggatttttggagaagaaagTTGCCCTGATGAACTATTGAGGGTTGGAAAAGAAATAGCCCGGAAATGTCAAGGGCTTCCTTTGGTGGCTGATCTTATCGCTAGAGTCATTGCAgcgaaggaaaagaaaaagacttTGTGGCTTGAAGTTCTAAATAATTTGAATTCCTTCATTCTTGAAAATGAATTGGAGGTCATGAAAATTATACAattaagttatgaccatttacCTGACCACGTAAAGTCGTGCTTGCTTTACCTGGGAAGTTATCCAAAGGACGAACAAATTGAAGTCTCTAGTTTACAAGATCTATGGACTGCAGAAGGACTTGTAGAACATACAGAGATGAAGAGTGTGGAAGAAGAAATGAATGTTTATTTGGAAGCTTTGATTTCGAGTAGCTTGGTAATGGTAATGAAAAGTGAATATAGGACAACTTGCAAAATTCATGATCTAGTGCATGACTTTTGTCAGGTAAAAGCCACAAAGGAAAGGTTCTTTCACTCGATAGGTTCAAGTGCTCTATCTTGTGCTTCAGATCTGATGCCACGTCGAATGACCGTTACTTTCCATTATAGTCTCCTTGAACAAAATCATGCAGAAAAGAAAAAGGTTTCCGGTAAATACCTCCTTTCTTTGAAGGCTGATCATACAGATTGGCCACCCTTTGGTTTATTGGTGGATAAAACAGCCGTACTAGTTCACTTAAGAGACTTGAGGCTTCTTAGAGTATTAGACATCGCTCAAGTTTTTATGGAAGATTCTTTGCTGAATGAAATAGGCTTGCTAGTTCATTTGCGGTACTTACACATTGGGATGAATGTTAAAGCTCTCCCGTCATCATTGTCAAACCTCTGGAATCTGGAAACTCTGGTGGTGCGTAACAGTAGATCAACCATGGCACTACTACCTATAATTTGGAATCTTGCAAAGTTGCGACATATGAGTATCTATTATTGTTCTTTCTTTGATTTGGATACAGATGAACCAATATTTTTAGTTGAGGACACAAACTCAAAGTTAGAAAAGCTGAGAATAATAGAGCAGCTCAAGATTTCCTATTCGAAAGACACAGAGGATATTTTTAAAAGGTTTCCTAATCTTCAAAAGCTTGACTGTGAAATTGTAGAATCATGGGATTCTTCAGCAGAGTGCAATTGGTTTCCACAATTGGATGTCCTTAATCAACTTGAAGAAATCAATGCAAGGCATCGTCGTTTAGATTCCCAATTTCCAAAAGCCACGAAGGATTTTTGCTTCCCTTCAAGTTTGAAACGGTTGACAATGGAAGAGTTTTATCTGTCATCTGGTTCACTGTCAAAAATCGCGACACTGCCTAACCTTCAAAACCTGACTCTGAACCGCACAATGATTCAGGAAGAAGAATGGAACGTCGTAGAAGAAGACACGTTCAAGAATCTCAAATATTTGGAGTTGTATATGGTGCGTCTTTCCAAATGGCAAGTTGGAGAGGAATCATTTCCCGTTCTTGAGCAATTAATCCTGGCGGAATGTAATAGGCTTGAAGAGATCCCGTCCAGTTTTGGGGATATTGCTTCATTAAGTTGTATCAAACTGGTCAAGAGCCCTCATCTTGAAGATTCAGCTCTAGAGATTAAGCAATATGTTGCAGATATGATGGGAGAGGACAAGCTTCAGGTCCTTTCCCAGTGGTATCGATGA
- the LOC107766917 gene encoding putative late blight resistance protein homolog R1A-3 isoform X2 translates to MEAENSLSLVSFAELLEDIVSILDFIRRLKNAKDQTALDMDQIEKLKLQLKSMWKSIQLSYSNLDGLSAEMSNETQHLEDLLKSIFYGNGYDMLVKYNMDQVIPRLLENIRSCISSQHHLKSSVTMTVEQLVEPWDALLAKLHGIVAYPELCSSFLPQYEVLRNLLNNVKDFLGLKLNGCIEHEIVEYVLPQIQLMAERVGYFNLDFLNTLGPSPVMLAHLLVKIIPVALEFMHICSTDLKASKSAEVGRFIKQLLEASPDILREYLIHLQEHMVNVITSSTSARNLHVMIEFLLIILTDMPKGIIHHDKLFDLIARVGALTREVATLVLHLEEKSRNEENINESNIITLDLLENIELLKEDLKHVYLKVPSLSQLCFPMSDGPLFMNLLLINLNDLLNSNSYSVALIKEEIALVKEYIELTRSFFVNVEQELCQDNWIHALNVAYEAEHAINSILVRDHGLLHLIFLLPDTIEKIKIIKEEVFNLSKKIPKNRSLIVVNSPNRPILRNSAIVNQVIVGFEEEKDWIIRKLICGPAEIDVISIIGMAGLGKTTLAYRVYNDESVVSHFDILAWCTIDQEHDGRKLLHKIVNQVTGSNEKFNEDIDVADELRRKLYGRRYLIVLDDVWDIATWDELTRPFPKVKKGSRIILTSRKKEVALHGKHHCEPLYLRLLRLDESWELLEKRIFGEESCPDELLRVGKEIARKCQGLPLVADLIARVIAAKEKKKTLWLEVLNNLNSFILENELEVMKIIQLSYDHLPDHVKSCLLYLGSYPKDEQIEVSSLQDLWTAEGLVEHTEMKSVEEEMNVYLEALISSSLVMVMKSEYRTTCKIHDLVHDFCQVKATKERFFHSIGSSALSCASDLMPRRMTVTFHYSLLEQNHAEKKKVSGKYLLSLKADHTDWPPFGLLVDKTAVLVHLRDLRLLRVLDIAQVFMEDSLLNEIGLLVHLRYLHIGMNVKALPSSLSNLWNLETLVVRNSRSTMALLPIIWNLAKLRHMSIYYCSFFDLDTDEPIFLVEDTNSKLEKLRIIEQLKISYSKDTEDIFKRFPNLQKLDCEIVESWDSSAECNWFPQLDVLNQLEEINARHRRLDSQFPKATKDFCFPSSLKRLTMEEFYLSSGSLSKIATLPNLQNLTLNRTMIQEEEWNVVEEDTFKNLKYLELYMVRLSKWQVGEESFPVLEQLILAECNRLEEIPSSFGDIASLSCIKLVKSPHLEDSALEIKQYVADMMGEDKLQVLSQWYR, encoded by the exons ATGGAAGCAGAAAACTCATTATCATTG GTGTCATTTGCTGAACTTCTCGAGGACATTGTCAGTATTCTGGATTTCATAAGGAGGTTAAAGAATGCAAAAGATCAAACTGCTCTTGACATGGATCAAATTGAAAAGCTGAAATTGCAGCTGAAATCAATGTGGAAATCTATCCAGCTTTCTTATTCCAATTTGGATGGTTTAAGTGCCGAGATGTCAAATGAAACACAACATCTTGAAGATCTGCTCAAGTCAATTTTCTATGGGAATGGATATGACATGTTGGTTAAATATAACATGGATCAGGTCATTCCTCGCCTCCTGGAAAATATAAGAAGTTGTATCAGCTCACAGCATCATCTTAAATCAAGTGTCACCATGACTGTGGAGCAGTTGGTTGAACCTTGGGATGCCCTCCTCGCGAAATTACATGGGATAGTTGCCTATCCGGAGCTCTGCTCTTCTTTTTTGCCTCAATATGAAGTTCTTCGGAATCTACTAAACAATGTAAAGGATTTCCTTGGGTTGAAATTAAATGGTTGCATTGAGCATGAGATAGTTGAATATGTCTTACCTCAGATTCAGCTTATGGCTGAGAGAGTAGGATACTTCAATTTGGACTTTCTTAATACACTTGGTCCCTCTCCAGTCATGCTAGCTCATCTACTTGTGAAGATTATTCCTGTTGCTTTGGAGTTTATGCACATATGTTCTACAGATTTGAAAGCTTCAAAATCAGCAGAAGTTGGACGCTTCATTAAGCAGCTCCTAGAAGCCTCTCCGGATATTCTTCGAGAGTATCTGATTCATCTACAAGAGCACATGGTAAATGTTATTACCTCTAGCACTTCAGCTCGAAACCTTCATGTCATGATAGAGTTCCTCTTGATTATTCTTACTGATATGCCTAAGGGCATTATTCATCATGACAAATTGTTTGATCTCATTGCACGTGTGGGAGCACTTACTAGGGAGGTAGCAACTCTTGTTCTCCACTTAGAAGAGAAATCAAGAAATGAAGAGAATATCAATGAAAGTAACATTATAACTCTGGATTTGCTAGAAAATATTGAACTCTTAAAGGAAGATCTCAAACATGTTTACTTGAAAGTTCCAAGCTTATCTCAATTGTGCTTCCCCATGAGTGACGGACCACTCTTCATGAATCTTCTGCTCATAAACCTAAATGATTTGCTCAATTCTAATTCTTATTCAGTTGCTTTGATAAAGGAAGAAATTGCACTGGTGAAAGAATACATAGAATTGACAAGATCTTTCTTCGTGAATGTTGAGCAAGAATTGTGTCAAGATAACTGGATACATGCTTTAAATGTAGCATATGAGGCGGAACATGCCATTAATTCAATTCTTGTAAGAGATCATGGTCTCTTGCATCTTATCTTCTTACTTCCTGATACCATAGAGAAGATCAAGATTATCAAAGAAGAGGTATTTAATTTGTCGAAGAAGATTCCCAAGAACAGGAGCCTCATTGTTGTAAACTCCCCCAACAGGCCAATATTAAGAAACTCGGCAATAGTCAATCAAGTAATTGTAGGTTTTGAGGAGGAGAAAGACTGGATAATTAGGAAGCTTATCTGCGGACCAGCAGAGATAGATGTCATTTCAATCATTGGAATGGCAGGGCTGGGAAAAACTACTTTGGCTTATAGAGTATATAATGATGAGTCTGTTGTTAGTCATTTCGACATTCTTGCATGGTGCACCATTGATCAAGAACATGATGGGAGGAAGTTATTACATAAAATTGTTAATCAAGTTACTGGTTCGAATGAGAAGTTCAATGAGGATATTGATGTTGCTGATGAGCTGCGAAGAAAACTTTATGGGAGGAGGTACCTTATTGTTTTGGATGACGTATGGGATATTGCAACATGGGATGAGTTAACACGACCTTTTCCTAAAGTTAAAAAAGGAAGTAGAATTATTTTAACCAGTCGAAAAAAGGAAGTGGCTTTGCACGGAAAACACCATTGTGAGCCTCTTTATCTTCGTTTGCTCAGACTAGATGAAAGTTGGGAGTTATTAGAGAAGAggatttttggagaagaaagTTGCCCTGATGAACTATTGAGGGTTGGAAAAGAAATAGCCCGGAAATGTCAAGGGCTTCCTTTGGTGGCTGATCTTATCGCTAGAGTCATTGCAgcgaaggaaaagaaaaagacttTGTGGCTTGAAGTTCTAAATAATTTGAATTCCTTCATTCTTGAAAATGAATTGGAGGTCATGAAAATTATACAattaagttatgaccatttacCTGACCACGTAAAGTCGTGCTTGCTTTACCTGGGAAGTTATCCAAAGGACGAACAAATTGAAGTCTCTAGTTTACAAGATCTATGGACTGCAGAAGGACTTGTAGAACATACAGAGATGAAGAGTGTGGAAGAAGAAATGAATGTTTATTTGGAAGCTTTGATTTCGAGTAGCTTGGTAATGGTAATGAAAAGTGAATATAGGACAACTTGCAAAATTCATGATCTAGTGCATGACTTTTGTCAGGTAAAAGCCACAAAGGAAAGGTTCTTTCACTCGATAGGTTCAAGTGCTCTATCTTGTGCTTCAGATCTGATGCCACGTCGAATGACCGTTACTTTCCATTATAGTCTCCTTGAACAAAATCATGCAGAAAAGAAAAAGGTTTCCGGTAAATACCTCCTTTCTTTGAAGGCTGATCATACAGATTGGCCACCCTTTGGTTTATTGGTGGATAAAACAGCCGTACTAGTTCACTTAAGAGACTTGAGGCTTCTTAGAGTATTAGACATCGCTCAAGTTTTTATGGAAGATTCTTTGCTGAATGAAATAGGCTTGCTAGTTCATTTGCGGTACTTACACATTGGGATGAATGTTAAAGCTCTCCCGTCATCATTGTCAAACCTCTGGAATCTGGAAACTCTGGTGGTGCGTAACAGTAGATCAACCATGGCACTACTACCTATAATTTGGAATCTTGCAAAGTTGCGACATATGAGTATCTATTATTGTTCTTTCTTTGATTTGGATACAGATGAACCAATATTTTTAGTTGAGGACACAAACTCAAAGTTAGAAAAGCTGAGAATAATAGAGCAGCTCAAGATTTCCTATTCGAAAGACACAGAGGATATTTTTAAAAGGTTTCCTAATCTTCAAAAGCTTGACTGTGAAATTGTAGAATCATGGGATTCTTCAGCAGAGTGCAATTGGTTTCCACAATTGGATGTCCTTAATCAACTTGAAGAAATCAATGCAAGGCATCGTCGTTTAGATTCCCAATTTCCAAAAGCCACGAAGGATTTTTGCTTCCCTTCAAGTTTGAAACGGTTGACAATGGAAGAGTTTTATCTGTCATCTGGTTCACTGTCAAAAATCGCGACACTGCCTAACCTTCAAAACCTGACTCTGAACCGCACAATGATTCAGGAAGAAGAATGGAACGTCGTAGAAGAAGACACGTTCAAGAATCTCAAATATTTGGAGTTGTATATGGTGCGTCTTTCCAAATGGCAAGTTGGAGAGGAATCATTTCCCGTTCTTGAGCAATTAATCCTGGCGGAATGTAATAGGCTTGAAGAGATCCCGTCCAGTTTTGGGGATATTGCTTCATTAAGTTGTATCAAACTGGTCAAGAGCCCTCATCTTGAAGATTCAGCTCTAGAGATTAAGCAATATGTTGCAGATATGATGGGAGAGGACAAGCTTCAGGTCCTTTCCCAGTGGTATCGATGA